The following are encoded in a window of Plectropomus leopardus isolate mb chromosome 23, YSFRI_Pleo_2.0, whole genome shotgun sequence genomic DNA:
- the mta2 gene encoding metastasis-associated protein MTA2 isoform X1, whose protein sequence is MAANMYRVGDYVYFENSSSNPYLIRRIEELNKTANGNVEAKVVCLFRRRDISGNLNTLADSNAREFEEESKQPTLSEQQKHQLKHRELFLSRQFESLPATHIRGKCNVTLLNETDVLAGYLEKEDCFFYSLVFDPVQKTLLADQGEIRVGSKYQAEIPDKLAEGESDTRVQEKLETKVWDPNNQLKDPQIDQFLVVARAVGTFARALDCSSSIRQPSLHMSAAAASRDITLFHAMDTLQKNNYDLAKAMSTLVPQGGPVLCRDEMEEWSASEAMLFEEALEKYGKDFNDIRQDFLPWKSLASVVQFYYMWKTTDRYIQQKRLKAAEADSKLKQVYIPTYTKPNPNQIMVPGSKPGMNGAAGFQKGLSCESCHTAQSPQWYAWGPPNMQCRLCASCWIYWKKYGGLKTPTQLEGAARAGSEAGPRSHMTRQEVQGMSPFTRNEGRAKLLAKNRQTFILQTTKLTRIARRVCEDILQPRRAARRPYASINANAVKAECMIRLPKATKTPLKSKLVPRQSLANIVKDLAISAPLKLKASRGPPTPINRNQASQPRVGQSLLGKRGFDSATGVPYPANGRPYTSGMRTTSQSVIKRQKVSQGEAPNPVVFVATKDTRALRKHLTQSEMRRAARKPHLLVRIKLPPPPRSLAMPLLPSSTSEPIVLED, encoded by the exons ATTATGTGTACTTTGAGAACTCATCCAGCAACCCTTACCTGATCCGCAGAATAGAAGAACTCAACAAG ACAGCCAATGGGAACGTGGAGGCGAAGGTGGTGTGTCTGTTCAGGAGGCGAGACATCTCAGGAAACCTCAACACCCTGGCCGACAGCAATGCAA GAGAATTCGAGGAGGAGTCGAAGCAGCCAACGCTGTCGGAACAACAGAAACACCAGCTCAAACACAGAGAACTCTTCCTGTCGCGACAGTTTGAATCTCTACCTGCTACTCACATACG gGGCAAATGTAACGTCACCCTCCTCAATGAAACAGACGTCCTGGCCGGCTACCTGGAGAAAGAG GACTGTTTCTTCTACTCGTTGGTGTTCGACCCTGTCCAGAAGACCCTGCTGGCAGACCAGGGCGAGATCCGGGTGGGCTCCAAGTACCAGGCAGAGATCCCCGACAAGCTAGCAGAGG GCGAATCAGACACAAGGGTCCAGGAGAAGCTGGAGACCAAGGTGTGGGACCCCAACAACCAGCTCAAAGACCCTCAGATCGACCAGTTCCTGGTGGTGGCAAG agctgTGGGGACGTTTGCTCGCGCCCTGGACTGCAGCAGCTCCATCCGCCAGCCCAGCCTCCATATGAGCGCAGCTGCAGCCTCCAGAGACATCACACTG TTCCATGCAATGGACACGTTGCAGAAGAACAACTACGACCTGGCCAAAGCCATGTCCACCCTGGTCCCTCAGGGCGGCCCGGTGCTCTGCCGCGATGAGATGGAGGAGTGGAGCGCCTCCGAGGCCATGCTGTTTGAAGAGGCTCTGGAGAAATACGGCAAAGACTTCAACGACATCCGTCAGGACTTT CTGCCCTGGAAGTCTCTAGCCAGTGTGGTCCAGTTCTACTACATGTGGAAGACCACCGACCGCTACATCCAACAG AAACGACTAAAGGCAGCAGAGGCAGACAGCAAGCTGAAGCAGGTGTACATCCCCACCTA cACCAAACCCAACCCCAACCAGATCATGGTTCCAGGCAGCAAGCCAGGCATGAACGGAGCAGCAGGCTTCCAGAAAGGACTCAGCTGTGAGAGCTGCCACA CGGCCCAGTCTCCTCAGTGGTATGCCTGGGGGCCTCCCAACATGCAGTGCAGACTGTGCGCCTCCTGCTGGATCTACTGGAAGAAGTACGGAGGCCTGAAGACCCCCACACAACTAGAGGGCGCTGCTCGAGCTGGCTCT GAGGCAGGCCCCCGCAGTCACATGACACGCCAGGAGGTGCAGGGCATGTCGCCGTTCACCCGCAACGAGGGCCGAGCTAAGCTTTTGGCCAAGAACCGTCAGACGTTCATCCTGCAGACCACCAAGCTGACCCGCATCGCTCGGCGGGTGTGTGAGGACATCCTGCAGCCTCGCCGCGCTGCACGGCGACCCTACGCCTCCATCAACGCCAACGCTGTCAAGGCTGAGT GTATGATCCGGCTGCCCAAAGCCACAAAAACTCCTCTAAAGAGCAAGTTGGTGCCTCGACAGTCGCTGGCCAACATCGTGAAGGATTTAG CCATCTCAGCTCCTCTGAAACTGAAGGCGTCCAGAGGACCCCCCACACCCATCAACAGGAACCAGGCCAGCCAGCCCCGCGTGGGCCAAAGCCTGCTGGGAAAGAGGGGCTTTGACAGC GCTACAGGGGTGCCCTACCCAGCCAATGGGAGGCCGTATACTTCAGGTATGAGGACCACCTCGCAGTCGGTCATCAAGCGGCAGAAGGTCAGCCAGGGGGAGGCCCCCAACCCTGTGGTGTTTGTGGCTACAAAGGACACCAG GGCTCTGAGGAAACACCTGACCCAGTCTGAGATGCGTCGGGCAGCGAGGAAACCTCACCTCCTGGTCCGGATCAAACTGCCGCCACCCCCCCGCTCCCTGGCCATGCCCCTGCTCCCCTCCAGCACCAGCGAACCCATCGTCCTGGAGGACTGA
- the cth1 gene encoding cysteine three histidine 1 yields MFKTSSDDLFLPSYQDEELVDQLLSSEEADGDGGGGGGGGEGLSLAKALLPLVESSSPPLIPWVCSTRYKTELCTSYSATGFCNYAERCQFAHGLHELHVPFRHPKYKTELCRSFHTTGYCYYGSRCLFVHNPTEQRPALRRRRNVPCRTFRSFGVCPFGTRCNFLHVDGGDVGSGPESPDICEKTPPVPSPQRQPSTKEWKPRGALCRTFSSFGFCLYGTRCRFQHGLPSKVKTSEQTQGGSSYPPPFSGSSGLPSPTSPFTSTSPTSSTSSSPPSASPLATPPAEATAHNAFTFSSQHLSDLLLPLALHLQQLESSKAQDIWDNRAL; encoded by the exons ATGTTTAAG ACCAGCAGTGACGACTTGTTCCTCCCGTCCTACCAAGACGAGGAGCTGGTGGACCAGCTGCTGTCCAGTGAGGAGGCGGAtggagacggaggaggaggaggaggaggaggtgaggggcTCTCCCTGGCTAAAGCCCTGCTCCCCCTGGTGGagtcctcctcccctcccctcatCCCCTGGGTCTGCTCCACCCGCTATAAGACGGAGCTCTGCACCAGCTACTCGGCCACTGGCTTCTGCAACTACGCCGAGCGCTGCCAGTTCGCCCACGGCCTCCACGAGCTCCACGTTCCCTTCCGCCACCCCAAGTACAAGACGGAGCTGTGCCGCAGCTTCCACACCACCGGCTACTGTTACTACGGCAGCCGCTGCCTGTTTGTCCACAACCCCACAGAGCAGCGCCCCGCCCTGCGCCGGCGCAGGAACGTCCCCTGTCGCACCTTCCGCTCCTTTGGCGTTTGTCCCTTTGGCACCCGCTGTAACTTCCTGCACGTGGACGGTGGAGACGTAGGCAGCGGTCCTGAGTCGCCTGATATCTGTGAGAAGACGCCACCTGTTCCCAGCCCGCAGCGCCAACCTTCGACCAAGGAGTGGAAGCCACGCGGAGCTCTGTGCCGCACCTTCAGCTCCTTTGGCTTCTGCCTGTACGGAACGCGCTGCCGCTTCCAGCATGGCCTCCCCAGCAAGGTCAAGACTTCGGAGCAGACCCAGGGCGGGTCCTCCTATCCTCCGCCATTCTCTGGCAGCTCAGGTTTACCCTCTCCCACCTCCCCTTTCACCTCCACCTCACCCACCTCCTcaacctcctcctctcctccttcagcCTCCCCTCTGGCCACCCCGCCCGCAGAGGCCACAGCCCACAACGCCTTCACGTTCTCCAGCCAGCACCTGAGCGACCTGCTGCTGCCGCTCGCCCtccacctgcagcagctggagagcAGCAAGGCGCAGGACATCTGGGACAACAGGGCGCTCTGA
- the mta2 gene encoding metastasis-associated protein MTA2 isoform X2 produces MAANMYRVGDYVYFENSSSNPYLIRRIEELNKTANGNVEAKVVCLFRRRDISGNLNTLADSNAREFEEESKQPTLSEQQKHQLKHRELFLSRQFESLPATHIRGKCNVTLLNETDVLAGYLEKEDCFFYSLVFDPVQKTLLADQGEIRVGSKYQAEIPDKLAEGESDTRVQEKLETKVWDPNNQLKDPQIDQFLVVARAVGTFARALDCSSSIRQPSLHMSAAAASRDITLFHAMDTLQKNNYDLAKAMSTLVPQGGPVLCRDEMEEWSASEAMLFEEALEKYGKDFNDIRQDFLPWKSLASVVQFYYMWKTTDRYIQQKRLKAAEADSKLKQVYIPTYTKPNPNQIMVPGSKPGMNGAAGFQKGLSCESCHTAQSPQWYAWGPPNMQCRLCASCWIYWKKYGGLKTPTQLEGAARAGSAGPRSHMTRQEVQGMSPFTRNEGRAKLLAKNRQTFILQTTKLTRIARRVCEDILQPRRAARRPYASINANAVKAECMIRLPKATKTPLKSKLVPRQSLANIVKDLAISAPLKLKASRGPPTPINRNQASQPRVGQSLLGKRGFDSATGVPYPANGRPYTSGMRTTSQSVIKRQKVSQGEAPNPVVFVATKDTRALRKHLTQSEMRRAARKPHLLVRIKLPPPPRSLAMPLLPSSTSEPIVLED; encoded by the exons ATTATGTGTACTTTGAGAACTCATCCAGCAACCCTTACCTGATCCGCAGAATAGAAGAACTCAACAAG ACAGCCAATGGGAACGTGGAGGCGAAGGTGGTGTGTCTGTTCAGGAGGCGAGACATCTCAGGAAACCTCAACACCCTGGCCGACAGCAATGCAA GAGAATTCGAGGAGGAGTCGAAGCAGCCAACGCTGTCGGAACAACAGAAACACCAGCTCAAACACAGAGAACTCTTCCTGTCGCGACAGTTTGAATCTCTACCTGCTACTCACATACG gGGCAAATGTAACGTCACCCTCCTCAATGAAACAGACGTCCTGGCCGGCTACCTGGAGAAAGAG GACTGTTTCTTCTACTCGTTGGTGTTCGACCCTGTCCAGAAGACCCTGCTGGCAGACCAGGGCGAGATCCGGGTGGGCTCCAAGTACCAGGCAGAGATCCCCGACAAGCTAGCAGAGG GCGAATCAGACACAAGGGTCCAGGAGAAGCTGGAGACCAAGGTGTGGGACCCCAACAACCAGCTCAAAGACCCTCAGATCGACCAGTTCCTGGTGGTGGCAAG agctgTGGGGACGTTTGCTCGCGCCCTGGACTGCAGCAGCTCCATCCGCCAGCCCAGCCTCCATATGAGCGCAGCTGCAGCCTCCAGAGACATCACACTG TTCCATGCAATGGACACGTTGCAGAAGAACAACTACGACCTGGCCAAAGCCATGTCCACCCTGGTCCCTCAGGGCGGCCCGGTGCTCTGCCGCGATGAGATGGAGGAGTGGAGCGCCTCCGAGGCCATGCTGTTTGAAGAGGCTCTGGAGAAATACGGCAAAGACTTCAACGACATCCGTCAGGACTTT CTGCCCTGGAAGTCTCTAGCCAGTGTGGTCCAGTTCTACTACATGTGGAAGACCACCGACCGCTACATCCAACAG AAACGACTAAAGGCAGCAGAGGCAGACAGCAAGCTGAAGCAGGTGTACATCCCCACCTA cACCAAACCCAACCCCAACCAGATCATGGTTCCAGGCAGCAAGCCAGGCATGAACGGAGCAGCAGGCTTCCAGAAAGGACTCAGCTGTGAGAGCTGCCACA CGGCCCAGTCTCCTCAGTGGTATGCCTGGGGGCCTCCCAACATGCAGTGCAGACTGTGCGCCTCCTGCTGGATCTACTGGAAGAAGTACGGAGGCCTGAAGACCCCCACACAACTAGAGGGCGCTGCTCGAGCTGGCTCT GCAGGCCCCCGCAGTCACATGACACGCCAGGAGGTGCAGGGCATGTCGCCGTTCACCCGCAACGAGGGCCGAGCTAAGCTTTTGGCCAAGAACCGTCAGACGTTCATCCTGCAGACCACCAAGCTGACCCGCATCGCTCGGCGGGTGTGTGAGGACATCCTGCAGCCTCGCCGCGCTGCACGGCGACCCTACGCCTCCATCAACGCCAACGCTGTCAAGGCTGAGT GTATGATCCGGCTGCCCAAAGCCACAAAAACTCCTCTAAAGAGCAAGTTGGTGCCTCGACAGTCGCTGGCCAACATCGTGAAGGATTTAG CCATCTCAGCTCCTCTGAAACTGAAGGCGTCCAGAGGACCCCCCACACCCATCAACAGGAACCAGGCCAGCCAGCCCCGCGTGGGCCAAAGCCTGCTGGGAAAGAGGGGCTTTGACAGC GCTACAGGGGTGCCCTACCCAGCCAATGGGAGGCCGTATACTTCAGGTATGAGGACCACCTCGCAGTCGGTCATCAAGCGGCAGAAGGTCAGCCAGGGGGAGGCCCCCAACCCTGTGGTGTTTGTGGCTACAAAGGACACCAG GGCTCTGAGGAAACACCTGACCCAGTCTGAGATGCGTCGGGCAGCGAGGAAACCTCACCTCCTGGTCCGGATCAAACTGCCGCCACCCCCCCGCTCCCTGGCCATGCCCCTGCTCCCCTCCAGCACCAGCGAACCCATCGTCCTGGAGGACTGA